The window CACGGGCCCCAAAGAGATGTGCCTGTCCCCTGGACTCCCAGATCACCGACGTATTGACGAAGGCGCCGGCCTCAATGATCTTGAACGGGTAGACCCGCACATTGCCCTGAATGATCGACTCTTCACCGACGAGGCACTCGTCGCCGATGACAGCACCGTCCTCGATTCGAGCCGCACGCATGATGTCGGTGTTCTTGCCGACGACACAGCCCCGAAGGTTGCTGTGCTGCCCGACATACACGTTGTCGTGCACGACGGCCTTGTGCAGAAAGGCCCCGCTTTTCACGACGACGTTCGAGCCGATCACGGTGTGCTCGCGGATTTCGGCACCGGCCTCGACCTTGGCGTAGTCCCCGATGTAGAGCGGACCACGGAGAACAGCGTCGGAATGCACCTCCGCGCCCTCGGCCACCCACACGCCCGGCGAGATCTCGAACCCGTCGAGCTCGACGTCGACCTTGCCCTCCAGGACGTCGGCCTGCGCCTTCACATAGCTCTCGTGGGTGCCGACATCCTCCCAGTAGCCCTCCGCGACATACCCGTAGATCGGCTTGCCCTCCTTCATCAACTGAGGGAAGACATCGCCGGACCAGTCGACGGGCACATCGGCCTCGACATAGTCGAAGACCTCGGGCTCCATGACGTAGATACCGGTGTTCACCGTGTCCGAGAAGACCTGGCCCCAGGTCGGCTTCTCGAGGAAACGCTCGACCTTGCCTTCCTCGTCGACGATGGTGATTCCGAATTCCAAAGGATTCGGCACACGCGTCAGACAGACAGTGACGAGCGCGCCCTTCTCCTTGTGGAAACGGATCAGGTCGGTGAGGTCGAAGTCGGTCAGGGCATCGCCGGAGATCACAAGGAAGGCATCGTCCTTCAACGCCTCCTCGGCGTTCTTGACGCTTCCGGCGGTACCGAGTGGCTTCTCCTCGTTGGCATAGCTGAGCTCCATTCCGAGCTCTTCACCGTCACCGAAGTAGTTCTTGACCAATGAGGCCAGGAACTGGACAGTTACGACGGTCTCGTTCAGCCCATGCCTTTTGAGCAGCCGCAGAACGTGCTCCATGATCGGCCGGTTGGCCACCGGCAGGAGCGGCTTGGGCATGCTTGAGGTCATGGGGCGAAGGCGTGTGCCTTCGCCTCCGGCCATCACGACGGCCTTCATGTCGGAAGCGTCCTCCTCGAAGAGACGACGGTCTAGCCGACTTCACCCGTCCAGATTGTCCCGCACTTTTCTGCAGCGGGCCATCGAGCCGCTGGATCGCATCAGGGGGCGAGTTCAATCGGCCATGGTGTCCGCACGGACCAAGCGGCGGACCTGTACCACGTAGAGGACTCCTGCCCACCAGTAGAGCGTTGTACCCCATCCGGCGAACGCCCATCCGAAAATAGCAGCAAGTGACGGGAGCCACCCGCTTCCGTCGCTGAGCAGGAGCAACGGGAAGGCATACATCAGGTTGAAAGTAGCCGCCTTCCCCAGGAAGTTCACCTGGGGCGGCGGATAGCCATGACGCCTGAGGATGCCCACCATCACCAGTAGAACCAGTTCTCGCGCAAGAAGTACGGCAGTCAACCAGATCGGAAGAATCTCGCGCCAGGTCAGTCCGACCAAAGTCGAGAGAATGTAGAGCCGGTCTGCAGCCGGGTCCAGGAGCCGGCCGAGGTTGCTGATCTGGTTCCAGCGCCGCGCGAGCTTGCCGTCCAGGTAGTCACTGATCCCGCTCAGCATCAGCACCAACAGGGCCCAGCCGTCGCTCTTCGGCCCTCCGAACTCCGGCCAGAGGATCAGCCACAGAAACACCGGCA of the Streptomyces sp. NBC_00287 genome contains:
- a CDS encoding CDP-alcohol phosphatidyltransferase family protein → MEVQETRVQTDRVLTIPNILSMARLVGVPVFLWLILWPEFGGPKSDGWALLVLMLSGISDYLDGKLARRWNQISNLGRLLDPAADRLYILSTLVGLTWREILPIWLTAVLLARELVLLVMVGILRRHGYPPPQVNFLGKAATFNLMYAFPLLLLSDGSGWLPSLAAIFGWAFAGWGTTLYWWAGVLYVVQVRRLVRADTMAD